The Geobacter metallireducens GS-15 region CCACGAAATATCTTGAGTCAGATTCCGGCTTCCCAACCAAAGCCGCCATACCAGTCGACCATCGGCATCATTCCGATAACTGACGACTGTTGTTTTCGGATGCCACGATCTTTTTCTTTCATCAGCAGGAACCTCGCGAATGAATTGATCACAAATGCCAATAATTCGGGAGGTCTTTCGTGGAAGGGAAACCCTTCCTCTCTGCACAACAAATCGGACACGTCGTCTCAGCATTTCGCAAGCATCAGCAAGATCCATCTTTGTGCCTGAACCACGATCATCATCCAGGCCAGCAAATGCCAGAAGTGCGGCAACTACAGCAACAAGATCGGCAGAGTAGGTAGCAACTACTGCATACTCCACTCTCCAGCCGGGATCAGGTCTGATTGCATCTAGGTATGGCAAGCTGTCCCAATTTTGCCTGGTCATGATGCACTTCTTAAATCCGACAGAATCCTTCGGACGTTGTACCAACGGTATGAAAGCGGTTCGGCGAGAGTATTGTCTTCAATTCCCCACTCCGCTCTACGTTTCTTGGCCGCAGGCGTTGAAGGTAATCTTGACCTAGTGCCCTTACGACGTATTTCAGCCTTTTGATAAACCTCCAGAAGATCCAAATAATTGTGCCCTCCCTTATTCAGCCACAATTGGGTCTCGCGAAGAAGTGTGGTGAATTGTGGTGGAATACCCGGGATATCTTGCTCAACGGAGCTAATATCAAGATTTTTCGCAGGAGTTATGTACTGAGGGATAGTCTTGAGAATTTGTTTCCGGTGGTGACTTGGCGTTTCATTTCCATCACGTTCTCGTAATTCTTCTACAAGTGCCGAATAGATCGCACGGCCAATGGCAGCGAGTGCGGAAGCTCGTCCAGCTCGTCTTAGCGCTGCACGATCATCAGTATCAGCAATAGCCATGACCGTACGATCCCAAGGGGATTGAATTTCTTCCACCGGCAGGGCTCGCTCAACCAGTGATGATAGCAATGACGTTTTGTCTGGGGTTCCGGGCCTGGTAACAGCACTCAAATGTCGCCGTAGAAACGCAGCCTCGTCAGGCTGTATATCAAACGTGAGAGAAGCGCTCTTATCCGTCCACTCTTTTGGTGGTCTTGGAATGCTTGAAAATAACTCCAATCCTTCTTCGGTAGGTTCGCCATCGTCATCTACAAGTTGAGGAACCATAGTGCGCTTCACCAACATTCGATTAACAACCGCCCTTCCAGGAATAGTGCCCGACATTGTCGGGCGAAGAATCCCCCATGTCCCCAGCGCTGTCCAGTAAACCATAGAAGCAGGCTGAGAAGTCGGACCGGGGTAAGACCTCCCCCCGATAACCCCATCTTGACCGGTTCTCTTTAAACGTCCTGCGAGGCTGATCTCCATACGGGAAATGGCACGTTCCGGTGTTTCGCTCAGGTTTCTATTCCGTGCTTCTTCGTAAAGCCATGGAACAAAGAGGATGTATCTTAGACGTGTTTGGAGAACTGAAGTCCCAGGGAAAAAACGGTTCGCATATCCCTGGTGAAGTGCGAGGAACCCGACTTCGTCTCGTACCCCCTGCTCATCGTTACGCAGTTTCGCCTCGGCCCGCCTCAAAGCATCTCGAGATAGCACCGTCCAACCTAATGCTGGCTCCAACATGCCCTCCTATATCATTGGGTTTCTACAGCCGGCGTGAAAGGATTAACATTTTCCTGTTCTAGTGTCTTTGGCGGGTCTGTCGAAATGATAGCAGCCGCCAATAAAGCGATAGCCGGATATTTCTCAGCCGTCCGTTTGACTTCGTCCACCCGCAGGCTGGGTTTTGGCAGACCGCACGAGGCAAGGAGATCAACAGTCATTAAATGAGGTTGCAAGGTCCGACGTAATAACCCTTGTACGTAGACAAATATTTTCAGTCCGCCCTCGTCAATATCCCCCCAATGGAAAAAAGGCATTCCAGATGGTAGTGAGACATCAAGCATCCGAAGAAAGTCAGCAAGACCTGGGGAGGGGAAGCCGGCTGTATAAAGAACAAGCCCGTTATCTCGAATCTCGGCGGCATAACGATTGAAGCTTGCAAGATTTTCTACAGTCAGAACGTACTCTGGCAACTTATCGGCCGAAACTCCCCGAATAGCTTGAGGTGGCAATCCCACGAAAGGCCGAATGCCTTCGCAGTCGAGGTGACGGTCAGAAAGCTTCAAAACAACCGGCCCGCTAAGCAATAATGGAGGAGGAAATCTGACCAGCCCAAGCGTTTCTAACAGCTCTTCGCCCGTCAGCTCTGTCGGATGGTATTTTTTCCAGACTGACGTAAATCGTGCCAGCATACCCTCCATAGCCTTGGAGTCCCCGAACTCGCGAGTACTGAACGTCCGCAGATCGAGATTGAGGTGACGGCCGGCGACAACCGCCTCCAATGCCCGGACCATCAGTCGGGCTGACGCGGTATCCCCCGGAGACATGCCAGCGGCCGACTGGTTTCGGCTCCACTTGCCGAGAAGGTCCTCAACCCATTCATTTATCCAAGTTTCTCGCCCGCTGAGCGCCGTTTCCAGTATGGAGCGGGCATCATCTGCCTGCTTGGCAGCCAGCGGCATCCCCAGATAATTGGCTAAGCCAGGACCATCTGTCAGGGTGATTCGTTTCAGAATGTGGCTTTCATACCCTCTCCCCCATTCGAGCGCCACTGTCCCTGCCGAGGCTGCTTCAAGGAGCCCTGCGTGAATGGCCTCCTTAGCTTCAGGAAGAGACGCTTCAAAATATTGTGGGGCCCTGGCTTGAGTGATTGGCAGTCGAACCAATCGGGAACGGTCGGGATTAGCCTGCCAGGCATCGAGGAGTTTCCTAAGGAGTTGACGGCTAGACTGGTTCATGAAGGAACTCCGCCGTTCCCGAAGCCTTCCGGTAAGGGTTGTCGGTTCTCAGCATTGCCCGCATGGCAGGTTTGATGGAAATCACCTCCGTCTCCACCGTGCCGCCGTCTCGCGTTACCCAGACAATAGTGTCCATCACCTCGGCCATTGTGGCGAATTTTTCGTCGGGCGCAGCGACAATAAGCTGAAGCTGGATGTTCTTCAGAAACTCGATGCAGCTGTGGCAGGTTGCGACACTGAGCTTCGAGAATGCCTCATCGAAAACTGCCAAGCTCATGCCACCGTGATGTTTACCGTATTCTTCCTTGAGACGGTAGGCCGCTGCCAGTGATGCGCCGATAGCAACATAGAACGGGGTCTGGTTTTCGCCACCGGAACCCTTCTGGATACGATGTTCGAGGTCGGATGTTGGGGTCCCCTCCGTATCACACATCTCCACATCAAACACCAGAA contains the following coding sequences:
- a CDS encoding DUF6361 family protein, which encodes MLEPALGWTVLSRDALRRAEAKLRNDEQGVRDEVGFLALHQGYANRFFPGTSVLQTRLRYILFVPWLYEEARNRNLSETPERAISRMEISLAGRLKRTGQDGVIGGRSYPGPTSQPASMVYWTALGTWGILRPTMSGTIPGRAVVNRMLVKRTMVPQLVDDDGEPTEEGLELFSSIPRPPKEWTDKSASLTFDIQPDEAAFLRRHLSAVTRPGTPDKTSLLSSLVERALPVEEIQSPWDRTVMAIADTDDRAALRRAGRASALAAIGRAIYSALVEELRERDGNETPSHHRKQILKTIPQYITPAKNLDISSVEQDIPGIPPQFTTLLRETQLWLNKGGHNYLDLLEVYQKAEIRRKGTRSRLPSTPAAKKRRAEWGIEDNTLAEPLSYRWYNVRRILSDLRSAS
- a CDS encoding Wadjet anti-phage system protein JetD domain-containing protein, which produces MNQSSRQLLRKLLDAWQANPDRSRLVRLPITQARAPQYFEASLPEAKEAIHAGLLEAASAGTVALEWGRGYESHILKRITLTDGPGLANYLGMPLAAKQADDARSILETALSGRETWINEWVEDLLGKWSRNQSAAGMSPGDTASARLMVRALEAVVAGRHLNLDLRTFSTREFGDSKAMEGMLARFTSVWKKYHPTELTGEELLETLGLVRFPPPLLLSGPVVLKLSDRHLDCEGIRPFVGLPPQAIRGVSADKLPEYVLTVENLASFNRYAAEIRDNGLVLYTAGFPSPGLADFLRMLDVSLPSGMPFFHWGDIDEGGLKIFVYVQGLLRRTLQPHLMTVDLLASCGLPKPSLRVDEVKRTAEKYPAIALLAAAIISTDPPKTLEQENVNPFTPAVETQ